A genome region from Anastrepha ludens isolate Willacy chromosome 3, idAnaLude1.1, whole genome shotgun sequence includes the following:
- the LOC128856854 gene encoding mitogen-activated protein kinase 15 isoform X2: protein MTTKSKAQQEKHKMSEIDENISKLFDVKKRLGKGAYGIVWKALDKRTNETVAVKKIFDAFRDETDAQRTFREIVFLKAFRNHPNVIRLLTVYRASNNLDIYLIFEYMESDLHNIIKKGTILKDIHKRYVMYQLINAIKYIHSGNVIHRDLKPSNVLIDSKCRCKLADFGLARSVSNRPIRDNNDVSRDPIIEPLLTDYVATRWYRAPEILIASKRYTKGIDMWSLGCILGEMIRGKPLFQGSSTVNQIEKIVTALPEISDHDIHAVGAGFGSVLLNKQISHERTSLSEMMADAPEDAVNMVESLLVLDPLARLTAKQALGHPYVEKFRNSIPEIELNVDILPPFRDDVRLTVPEYRSKLYEIVQLNNEKADKRQTSSNAKSSSIKQKDHKQSNTYDKFEATKKSHKIKQNSSTEDKYISKDKYFSRPEKHESETQPSVSVPSINGKPIKKMVPVSPNAKRKFVKAQSKYFTEHPTEMVKSKNHLKSHESYEDNLPINALDKRHSIDGGYASLPDGGAANFGGPAAEIVGRQITSPNGALRKIESTRRQYRSSSSICRGEQTNSQEQSKNHLAHTHAHPHSQQQLKHSQQHNSFVYPDTECERTYMDEQDRHNHNTTTFLNKPSCVRGTKSGVINCVVGGPASQSEHMVRNNERLCYEKRLKKLEEEIEKYKKEVKSFCKETFSYTYPQSPYKNGKSHNQSQNQNYNRNTSYQQMQQSRSQAQQQQHVRRTKCDGSNSRNQQQQYNQYQQPQSSLPNMLAAHQPNTQKQNPYYNLLAKVSRDFGGKNGIHSVVASSTAATGGSAVDEGGEYFADRPANVVNKDILKDQKHQQTHDNSNLSQTHQQPVNNHQRHARPISKFIARPQLSDHFTKQAITNYQ, encoded by the exons ATGACGACTAAATCCAAGGCTCAgcaagaaaaacacaaaatgtcCGAAATCGACGAAAACATCTCGAAACTATTTGATGTAAAAAAG cgCTTAGGAAAAGGTGCCTATGGCATCGTGTGGAAGGCGTTGGATAAGCGTACAAACGAAACAGTGGCAGTTAAAAAGATTTTTGACGCTTTTCGTGATGAGACCGATGCGCAGCGCACTTTTCGGGAGATTGTTTTTCTAAAAGCCTTCCGGAATCATCCAAATGTTATAAGATTACTCACTGTATATAG GGCTTCGAATAATTTGGATATATATCTTATCTTCGAATATATGGAAAGTGATTTGCATAACATCATTAAGAAAGGCACTATTTTGAAAGACATTCATAAGAGATATGTGATGTATCAGCTAATTAATGCTATCAAGTACATACATTCGGGGAATGTAATACATAGGGACCTGAAACCGAGCAACGTTCTTATTGACAGCAAATGCag aTGTAAATTGGCAGATTTCGGATTAGCGCGTTCTGTCTCGAATCGGCCGATACGTGACAATAACGATGTGAGTAGAGATCCTATTATTGAGCCATTACTGACGGACTATGTCGCAACACGTTGGTATAGAGCTCCGGAAATTCTAATCGCTAGCAAAAG GTATACAAAAGGTATTGATATGTGGAGTTTAGGATGCATACTTGGCGAGATGATTCGTGGAAAACCTTTATTTCAAGGCAGCAGTACGGTTAACCAG atAGAAAAGATAGTAACAGCTTTACCGGAAATAAGTGATCATGACATTCATGCGGTAGGGGCTGGTTTCGGATCCGTGCTTCTCAACAAACAGATTTCACATGAAAG AACCTCACTGAGTGAAATGATGGCTGATGCTCCAGAGGACGCTGTGAATATGGTAGAGTCGTTGTTAGTGCTTGATCCCTTGGCGCGGCTTACAGCGAAACAGGCCCTTGGGCATCCATATGTAGAAAA ATTTCGAAACTCTATACCCGAGATTGAACTGAACGTCGACATATTGCCGCCATTTCGCGATGATGTGCGCCTTACTGTGCCTGAATATCGATCAAAGCTGTATGAAATCGTTCAACTTAACAACGAAAAGGCAGATAAACGACAAACATCATCAAACGCAAAAAGTTCGAGCataaagcaaaa GGATCATAAACAGTCGAATACCTACGATAAGTTCGAAGCAACAAAGAAAAgccataaaattaaacaaaacagcagCACAGAAGACAAATATATATCAAAGGATAAGTATTTTAGTCGTCCGGAGAAACATGAGAGCGAAACGCAACCATCTGTCAGTGTGCCAAGTATTAATGGTAAACCAATAAAGAAAATGGTGCCGGTATCACCAAATGCCAAGCGTAAGTTTGTCAAAGCACAGTCGAAATATTTTACAGAACATCCAACAGAAATGGTGAAAAGTAAAAACCACTTAAAATCGCACGAAAGCTACGAGGATAACTTGCCAATAAATGCGCTCGATAAGCGTCACTCCATAGATGGTGGTTATGCAAGCCTTCCCGATGGAGGTGCCGCTAATTTTGGTGGCCCCGCAGCAGAAATAGTCGGTAGACAGATAACATCACCAAACGGTGCTCTTAGAAAGATCGAAAGTACACGCCGCCAGTACCGCAGCTCTTCTTCAATATGCAGAGGAGAGCAAACAAACTCACAAGAGCAATCGAAGAACCACCTCGCCCATACTCATGCACATCCACATTCGCAACAGCAATTAAAACACAGCCAGCAACATAATAGTTTTGTTTATCCAGACACAGAATGTGAACGAACTTACATGGATGAGCAAGATCGGCATAACCACAACACTACCACTTTCCTAAACAAGCCCTCATGTGTCCGAGGCACAAAGTCTGGCGTAATCAATTGCGTTGTTGGTGGACCCGCGTCTCAATCTGAGCACATGGTCAGAAATAATGAACGACTTTGTTACGAAAAACGATTAAAGAAATTGGAGGAGGAAATTGAAAAGTACAAAAAGGAAGTTAAGTCATTCTGTAAAGAAACTTTCAGTTATACTTACCCACAGTCGCCATATAAGAATGGCAAAAGTCACAACCAGAGCCAGAATCAAAATTACAACCGCAACACCAGCTATCAGCAAATGCAACAATCTCGCTCACAAGCCCAGCAGCAACAACATGTGCGACGGACGAAATGTGACGGCAGCAACAGCAGAAACCAGCAACAGCAATACAATCAATACCAACAACCACAGTCCAGTCTGCCAAATATGCTGGCAGCGCATCAACCCAATACGCAAAAACAGAATCCGTACTATAATCTCCTAGCGAAGGTGTCGCGAGATTTTGGGGGTAAGAATGGTATTCATTCTGTCGTTGCAAGTAGTACTGCTGCCACTGGAGGTAGTGCTGTGGATGAGGGGGGTGAATACTTTGCCGATAGGCCGGCGAATGTGGTGAATAAAGACATACTGAAGGATCAAAAACATCAACAGACTCACGATAACTCCAACCTCTCGCAGACACACCAGCAGCCTGTTAACAATCACCAGCGTCACGCTAGGCCCATATCGAAATTCATAGCGCGCCCACAACTAAGTGATCATTTTACAAAACAAGCAATTACAAATTACCAatga
- the LOC128856854 gene encoding mitogen-activated protein kinase 15 isoform X1, which yields MTTKSKAQQEKHKMSEIDENISKLFDVKKRLGKGAYGIVWKALDKRTNETVAVKKIFDAFRDETDAQRTFREIVFLKAFRNHPNVIRLLTVYRASNNLDIYLIFEYMESDLHNIIKKGTILKDIHKRYVMYQLINAIKYIHSGNVIHRDLKPSNVLIDSKCRCKLADFGLARSVSNRPIRDNNDVSRDPIIEPLLTDYVATRWYRAPEILIASKRYTKGIDMWSLGCILGEMIRGKPLFQGSSTVNQIEKIVTALPEISDHDIHAVGAGFGSVLLNKQISHERRTSLSEMMADAPEDAVNMVESLLVLDPLARLTAKQALGHPYVEKFRNSIPEIELNVDILPPFRDDVRLTVPEYRSKLYEIVQLNNEKADKRQTSSNAKSSSIKQKDHKQSNTYDKFEATKKSHKIKQNSSTEDKYISKDKYFSRPEKHESETQPSVSVPSINGKPIKKMVPVSPNAKRKFVKAQSKYFTEHPTEMVKSKNHLKSHESYEDNLPINALDKRHSIDGGYASLPDGGAANFGGPAAEIVGRQITSPNGALRKIESTRRQYRSSSSICRGEQTNSQEQSKNHLAHTHAHPHSQQQLKHSQQHNSFVYPDTECERTYMDEQDRHNHNTTTFLNKPSCVRGTKSGVINCVVGGPASQSEHMVRNNERLCYEKRLKKLEEEIEKYKKEVKSFCKETFSYTYPQSPYKNGKSHNQSQNQNYNRNTSYQQMQQSRSQAQQQQHVRRTKCDGSNSRNQQQQYNQYQQPQSSLPNMLAAHQPNTQKQNPYYNLLAKVSRDFGGKNGIHSVVASSTAATGGSAVDEGGEYFADRPANVVNKDILKDQKHQQTHDNSNLSQTHQQPVNNHQRHARPISKFIARPQLSDHFTKQAITNYQ from the exons ATGACGACTAAATCCAAGGCTCAgcaagaaaaacacaaaatgtcCGAAATCGACGAAAACATCTCGAAACTATTTGATGTAAAAAAG cgCTTAGGAAAAGGTGCCTATGGCATCGTGTGGAAGGCGTTGGATAAGCGTACAAACGAAACAGTGGCAGTTAAAAAGATTTTTGACGCTTTTCGTGATGAGACCGATGCGCAGCGCACTTTTCGGGAGATTGTTTTTCTAAAAGCCTTCCGGAATCATCCAAATGTTATAAGATTACTCACTGTATATAG GGCTTCGAATAATTTGGATATATATCTTATCTTCGAATATATGGAAAGTGATTTGCATAACATCATTAAGAAAGGCACTATTTTGAAAGACATTCATAAGAGATATGTGATGTATCAGCTAATTAATGCTATCAAGTACATACATTCGGGGAATGTAATACATAGGGACCTGAAACCGAGCAACGTTCTTATTGACAGCAAATGCag aTGTAAATTGGCAGATTTCGGATTAGCGCGTTCTGTCTCGAATCGGCCGATACGTGACAATAACGATGTGAGTAGAGATCCTATTATTGAGCCATTACTGACGGACTATGTCGCAACACGTTGGTATAGAGCTCCGGAAATTCTAATCGCTAGCAAAAG GTATACAAAAGGTATTGATATGTGGAGTTTAGGATGCATACTTGGCGAGATGATTCGTGGAAAACCTTTATTTCAAGGCAGCAGTACGGTTAACCAG atAGAAAAGATAGTAACAGCTTTACCGGAAATAAGTGATCATGACATTCATGCGGTAGGGGCTGGTTTCGGATCCGTGCTTCTCAACAAACAGATTTCACATGAAAG AAGAACCTCACTGAGTGAAATGATGGCTGATGCTCCAGAGGACGCTGTGAATATGGTAGAGTCGTTGTTAGTGCTTGATCCCTTGGCGCGGCTTACAGCGAAACAGGCCCTTGGGCATCCATATGTAGAAAA ATTTCGAAACTCTATACCCGAGATTGAACTGAACGTCGACATATTGCCGCCATTTCGCGATGATGTGCGCCTTACTGTGCCTGAATATCGATCAAAGCTGTATGAAATCGTTCAACTTAACAACGAAAAGGCAGATAAACGACAAACATCATCAAACGCAAAAAGTTCGAGCataaagcaaaa GGATCATAAACAGTCGAATACCTACGATAAGTTCGAAGCAACAAAGAAAAgccataaaattaaacaaaacagcagCACAGAAGACAAATATATATCAAAGGATAAGTATTTTAGTCGTCCGGAGAAACATGAGAGCGAAACGCAACCATCTGTCAGTGTGCCAAGTATTAATGGTAAACCAATAAAGAAAATGGTGCCGGTATCACCAAATGCCAAGCGTAAGTTTGTCAAAGCACAGTCGAAATATTTTACAGAACATCCAACAGAAATGGTGAAAAGTAAAAACCACTTAAAATCGCACGAAAGCTACGAGGATAACTTGCCAATAAATGCGCTCGATAAGCGTCACTCCATAGATGGTGGTTATGCAAGCCTTCCCGATGGAGGTGCCGCTAATTTTGGTGGCCCCGCAGCAGAAATAGTCGGTAGACAGATAACATCACCAAACGGTGCTCTTAGAAAGATCGAAAGTACACGCCGCCAGTACCGCAGCTCTTCTTCAATATGCAGAGGAGAGCAAACAAACTCACAAGAGCAATCGAAGAACCACCTCGCCCATACTCATGCACATCCACATTCGCAACAGCAATTAAAACACAGCCAGCAACATAATAGTTTTGTTTATCCAGACACAGAATGTGAACGAACTTACATGGATGAGCAAGATCGGCATAACCACAACACTACCACTTTCCTAAACAAGCCCTCATGTGTCCGAGGCACAAAGTCTGGCGTAATCAATTGCGTTGTTGGTGGACCCGCGTCTCAATCTGAGCACATGGTCAGAAATAATGAACGACTTTGTTACGAAAAACGATTAAAGAAATTGGAGGAGGAAATTGAAAAGTACAAAAAGGAAGTTAAGTCATTCTGTAAAGAAACTTTCAGTTATACTTACCCACAGTCGCCATATAAGAATGGCAAAAGTCACAACCAGAGCCAGAATCAAAATTACAACCGCAACACCAGCTATCAGCAAATGCAACAATCTCGCTCACAAGCCCAGCAGCAACAACATGTGCGACGGACGAAATGTGACGGCAGCAACAGCAGAAACCAGCAACAGCAATACAATCAATACCAACAACCACAGTCCAGTCTGCCAAATATGCTGGCAGCGCATCAACCCAATACGCAAAAACAGAATCCGTACTATAATCTCCTAGCGAAGGTGTCGCGAGATTTTGGGGGTAAGAATGGTATTCATTCTGTCGTTGCAAGTAGTACTGCTGCCACTGGAGGTAGTGCTGTGGATGAGGGGGGTGAATACTTTGCCGATAGGCCGGCGAATGTGGTGAATAAAGACATACTGAAGGATCAAAAACATCAACAGACTCACGATAACTCCAACCTCTCGCAGACACACCAGCAGCCTGTTAACAATCACCAGCGTCACGCTAGGCCCATATCGAAATTCATAGCGCGCCCACAACTAAGTGATCATTTTACAAAACAAGCAATTACAAATTACCAatga